The Thermomonospora curvata DSM 43183 DNA segment GCCGGCATGCGCTACTGTGTTCGAACAGTCGAACACAGGTTCGACTCGTGGGGAGGCATGCGGTCACACGCCGGGAGGCGGCATGGGGGCGACACCTGCGGGCGTTGCGGACAGGGCCCGGTGCCGTGGCGCGCGGCGGACGACACGCCGTGGCGTTTTCTATGGGAATCTACGGCCGCAGCTATATGAGCTCATACGCTCCGAGACCGTGGACCCCGTGCGCAACCCCTATGCTCCCGGCGCCGGGCAGCGCCCGCCCGAGCTGGCCGGGCGCGACCGCGAGCTGCAGCAGTTCGAGGTGGTGCTGGAGCGGGTGGCCCGGGGACGCCCCGAACGCAGCATGATCATCACCGGGCTGCGCGGGGTCGGCAAGACGGTGCTGCTCAACACCTTCCGCTCGATGGCGATCCAGCGGCTGTGGGGCACCGGCAAGATCGAGGCCCGTCCCGAGCAGTCCATCCGCCGCCCGGTGGCCTCCGCGCTGCACATGGCGGTCCGGGAGCTGGCGCCCCGCCACCGGGCCCCTGAGCGCATCGAGTACTTCCTCGGCGTGCTCAAGGCGTTCGCCCAGGCCGGTGAGGAACCCGCCGGCAAGGGCCGGGCGCGGGCGCACCGCTGGCAGCCGGGCATCGACGTGCCGGCGGTGCGGGGCCGGGCCGACTCCGGCGACCTGGAGATCGACCTGACCGAGCTGTTCGTGGACGCCGCCTCGGTCGCCACCGACCTCGGGGTCGGCATCGGGCTGTTCGTGGATGAGATGCAGGACGTGCCCGCCGAGGACATCTCGGCGCTGTGCGCCGCCTGCCATGAGCTGTCGCAGGTCGGCGGCCCGCTGATCGTGGTGGGGGCGGGCCTGCCGCACCTGCCGGCGGTGCTGTCGGCCGGCAAGTCCTACTCTGAGCGGCTGTTCCGCTACGCCCGCATCGACCGCCTCGACCGGGCCTCCGCCGACCGGGCGCTGCTGGCCCCCGCCGAACGCGAGAACGTCACCTACACCCCCGAGGCGCTGGAGGCGCTGTATGAGGCGGCCGACGGCTACCCCTACTTCGTCCAGGCGTACGCCAAGGTGACCTGGGATCTGGCCCCGGCCAGCCCGATCACCGCCGAGGACGTCAAGGTGGCCGCCCCCGAGGCCGAGAGCGAACTGGCGGTGGGTTTCTTCGGCAGCCGCTATGAGCGCGCCACCCCCGCCGAACGCGACTACATGCGCACGATGGCCATGCTGGGCGACGACCCGGTGCCGACCGCCGCGGTCGCCGAGGCGCTGGGCCGCAAGCCCTCCAGCCTCTCGCCCGCCCGGGACGGCCTGATCAAGAAAGGACTGATCTACAGCGCCGAACGCGGCCTGGTCGCCTTCACCGTGCCCCACTTCGGCAAATTCCTGCGATCCCAGCCGAACTGACCTCCGCGCTGCTGGGACCGTGGGCGGCTGCCCACCGCTGCGACTGGAGAGCCACACGAACCTCATGTGACTCAAGAAATCTAGGTGTTCCTAGGGGCAACCCTAGAGAGCACTAGATTTCCCTTGCCCCGGGTGTCGCGTTTTCTACGGCGATCTAGTTCTGCCGCTAGATCACCGTAGAAAGCCCAAGGCACGCATGCGGGAGCCCGGGCAAGACCGCCCGTCCCTTCGACCGGACGGTCAGCGGGACATGACGTACTGCCTCGCGCACTCCCGGCATTCCCCGCCGGCGGGAGCACCGGCCGCCGCGTCGCCGGCCTTTGAACCGCCCGCCCCGACGGCCGAGGCCGCGCATCGGCATCCCCCCGAAGCCTTGACCGCGGCGGATCCCGCCGCCGAAGCCGTGAGTTCACCGCCGTGATGCCCCTGAGACGCCGCCGCAGAGGACCCGCTCGACGGTGGTGCGGCCTGGGCGACGTCGGTGCCCGGGGGCGCGGGTTCGCCGTCGTGGTGCTCGTGGGAAGCAGCGGCAGGGGAGCCGGCCGCCGAAAGCGCGGTCTCGGCGCCGTTTCCCGGGGATGGAGGTTCGGTGCTGCGGTGCTCCCGCGACGGAGGGACGGGAAGGACGGCCGCCCCGGGCGCGGCTGTGGAAGGGCCGGTGGCCTGGGAGGTGGGCGTGGCGGGGGCGGGCGCTGACGGTGCGTCCTCGCGGGGGGCGGGGTCGAGCACGGCGGCCCGGACGGTACGGTCGCGATGCGCGGTGGACACCGCGAACACGACCTCCACGGGGCGTCCGTCCCGGTGGGCGGGGTAGGCCAGGAAACGCCAGCAGCCCTCGCGCCACACGTCCAACGGCTCATCACTGTCGAGCAGGGCGCGGTACCGCCGCCACGGGCGGCTGCGTCGCAGGATCTTCTGGGATTCCCGCAAAGGGCTGCGGCGGCGTTCGCACGGCACCGCGGGGCGGCGCCGGCGCCGCAGCAGCGCGGCCGGCTCGCGGGACAGGGCGGTCAGCGCCGCCAGTTCGAGTGCGCACAGCGCCCAGGTCTGCCACGGCCCGCCGGTGAGGACCTGCATGCCGTCGGCCGTCCCGCCCAGGGTGGCCAGGGCGGCCACGGTGAGCAGCGCGGCCCGGGCGATCTCGCGCCGCCCGATGCGCTCATCGCTCAGCGCGCCGAAGCAGCCGCAGCCGGCGTCGGGGGTGCGCTGCCGCAGCTCACCGACCACCCAGGTGGCCGCCCCCAGCAGCAGCACGGTCGCCACCCGCACCGCCGGGTGCGCCGACAGCATCAAGGCGACGCCCAGCGCCACCTCCACCAGCCCGTGCACCACGGCCACCGGGCGGCTGCGCCGCAGCAGCACCGCCCAGCCGGGTTCGGCGGAGGGCACCTGGATGCCGTGGATCTGCTCCGGGCGCTGCGGCGCGGGCTCGCCGATCAGCAGCTTGGCGAGCCCGGCGCCGGTCAGCACCGCGGCCAGCAGGAGCACCTGGGCGTCACTGACCATGGTCATCATGGCGATCCTTCCGGAGCGGGGTGAAAAGCCGCGGCGGTGGCGGTGAAGTCGAGCGTGACGTTGAAGCAGCCGGCGTCCAGGTCCCCGCCGAGAGCGGCGAAGCCGACCGGGGTCAGCTCCACGATCCTGCCGCGGGGGGACGTTCCGCACTCCACGCACCGGTCGCAGTAGCGGGCGGCGACGCAGCCGCACTCGACGATCGGCACCTTGAGGGCGCGTCCGCTGCACTCGTTGCGGACGATCAGCACGCTGCCGCGAGACAGGCAGGGCAGCGGAGCGCACCCTTGCGGGGCGTCGGCGCAGCCGCCGGCGTCCCCCTCCGGATCGACCGCCGGGTAGGCGGCGCCCGCTGCCCGGCCCGCCGCCGGGCCGTCGAACCAGGTCGCGCTGCCCTGCACGGTCTGCGGGGAGGGAGCGTCGGCGGAGGCCGGCACGATGCGGTCGGCCGGGTGGCCGGGCTGGGAGGTGCCGGGACGGACGGCGCGCGGCCCGTCCGGGGAGCGCACGCAGATCACGTCCATCAGGTAGCCGGGCTCCAGCATGGGGTGCCGTACCAGCACCCTGCGCAGGGCGTCTTCGGGAATGGTGAGCAGGGTGCGGCCGCGGTGCGGCCCGCCGTCCACCTCCACCTGCCGGCCGTCGCGGTCGCAGGACAGGATCGTCCCGGTGACGCGCGTGATGTCGACCCACACGCGCTCGGCCACGGAGCCGTCGGCGTCCAGCCGTACGATCGCCTCCCGCCCGGGCGTCAACGCCTGCGGCCCCGAGCGTCCCCCGTGCCAGACCGACGTGGTGGGGGCCATCGGCAGCCGCACCGGTTCGCCCGCCGCGGTGTCCAGGACGAGCAGGTGCGGGCTGGCGTCCACGATCGTCCCCCGGACGGCGCGGGGCGGCGCGTCGGGCACGGCTCCGGCGGGCGGGGCGGGCAGGTCGAATACGGCCCGGCTGCGCAGCCGTCTCAGGGCTCCGTCGGGCTGGGGCATCGGCGCTCCGGAAGGCGGTCTTTTGTCGGCACGGCTGTCAGGGCGGTCAGTCAAGATTGACGGGCGGTGGCCTTCCTGTCGACGGATATGTCGGTTCAAATCGGTCAGCGGGATGAGCCTCTCAACACCCGGATGGAGGAATCACCTTCAGGTTGACCCGAATATGTTGTTTTTGTTGATCCGAAATTACGGTCCCCGTGCGAGGGTCGAAACACGACGGCAGACGGGCGCTTCGGACGGCCGGCACGGAGCGCCGGGCGGACGGGGGTCGCGGCCGCATGCGGTGCACCCCTTGGCAACGTGACCGGGGCGCCGGTGCGCACCGCCCCGGGGACCGGGAGGTCGCGGGTTGGGACGAGGCAGCCCCCTGGGATCGGTGACCAGGTGAACAGGGCCCAGCAGGAGGAGTTCCACCGGTACGTCGCAGACCGGGGGCCCGTGCTGCTGCGCGCCGCCCGGCAGCTCACCGGCGACCGCACCGAGGCCGAGGACCTGCTGCAGGTGGCGCTGGCCAAGACCTACCTGGCCTGGGACCGCATCAACGACCGCGCGGCGGTGGACGGCTATGTGCGGCGGGCCATGGTCAACACGCACATCTCCTGGTGGCGGCGCCGCAAGCTGGAGATCTACCCCACCGATGTGCTGCCCGATCGGCCGGTGGACGACCACACCCGGCGCAGCGAGATGCACGACGCCCTCTCCCGCGCCCTGGCCAGGCTGCCCGAGCGGCAGCGCCTGGCGGTCATCTTGCGCTATTACGAGGACCTGCCGGAACCGGAGATCGCCAAGGTTCTCGGCGTGAGCGTGGGAACGGTCAAAAGCACCGTCTCCCGGGCGATGGCCAAGCTCCGCGAGGACGTCGATCTGGAGCACGACTTCACCGCCCCCAAGGCCGCCAAGGAGCCGGACCCCCCGTCCGAGCGCGGCGCGCTCCCGGACGCCCGCCACGCCCCGGACACCTCCGAGCGCGACCGGTGAACGCACGCCGCAAGGCCTCTCGCTGATCATCTC contains these protein-coding regions:
- a CDS encoding ATP-binding protein translates to MDPVRNPYAPGAGQRPPELAGRDRELQQFEVVLERVARGRPERSMIITGLRGVGKTVLLNTFRSMAIQRLWGTGKIEARPEQSIRRPVASALHMAVRELAPRHRAPERIEYFLGVLKAFAQAGEEPAGKGRARAHRWQPGIDVPAVRGRADSGDLEIDLTELFVDAASVATDLGVGIGLFVDEMQDVPAEDISALCAACHELSQVGGPLIVVGAGLPHLPAVLSAGKSYSERLFRYARIDRLDRASADRALLAPAERENVTYTPEALEALYEAADGYPYFVQAYAKVTWDLAPASPITAEDVKVAAPEAESELAVGFFGSRYERATPAERDYMRTMAMLGDDPVPTAAVAEALGRKPSSLSPARDGLIKKGLIYSAERGLVAFTVPHFGKFLRSQPN
- a CDS encoding MauE/DoxX family redox-associated membrane protein — translated: MTMVSDAQVLLLAAVLTGAGLAKLLIGEPAPQRPEQIHGIQVPSAEPGWAVLLRRSRPVAVVHGLVEVALGVALMLSAHPAVRVATVLLLGAATWVVGELRQRTPDAGCGCFGALSDERIGRREIARAALLTVAALATLGGTADGMQVLTGGPWQTWALCALELAALTALSREPAALLRRRRRPAVPCERRRSPLRESQKILRRSRPWRRYRALLDSDEPLDVWREGCWRFLAYPAHRDGRPVEVVFAVSTAHRDRTVRAAVLDPAPREDAPSAPAPATPTSQATGPSTAAPGAAVLPVPPSREHRSTEPPSPGNGAETALSAAGSPAAASHEHHDGEPAPPGTDVAQAAPPSSGSSAAASQGHHGGELTASAAGSAAVKASGGCRCAASAVGAGGSKAGDAAAGAPAGGECRECARQYVMSR